A window of the Thermodesulfobacteriota bacterium genome harbors these coding sequences:
- the cysS gene encoding cysteine--tRNA ligase, whose protein sequence is MPQRIFNTLSGKKEEFIQSEDGKVKIYVCGVTVYDHCHIGHARNAIIFDTIYRFFLSKNLNVLFVKNFTDIDDKIIKRAKEERIPWHEIAEKYIGSYYEDMKMLNILKPTYEPRATEHIEDMINLVEILVKKKNAYIVNGDVYFSVESFPKYGELSKRNLSEMLHGARVEIDEKKRNPLDFALWKASKEGEPFWDSPFGKGRPGWHIECSAMSVKYLGIPIDIHGGGQDLIFPHHENEKAQSEAAFGKDFVKYWVHHGFVNMGKEKMSKSLGNILLIKEFLKEYEPEALRIFFLSTHYKSPIEYTEKAIEDAYQALRRLYYTLMRAKELDADKITYEKPHDEVLLKERRFYEAMEDDFNTPYALSQLFELSRLLNRLIDEKDESAYPYILNARETLIRLSSIMGLLAKDPYTFEFDEKKRHLERIGLELEYVEKKIKERAEARTMRDYEKADRIRKELLEKGIVLQDTKEGTIWRIR, encoded by the coding sequence ATGCCGCAAAGGATCTTCAATACCTTAAGCGGAAAAAAAGAAGAGTTTATACAAAGCGAAGATGGCAAAGTAAAGATTTACGTATGTGGGGTTACCGTTTACGATCACTGCCATATAGGTCATGCTCGAAACGCCATAATTTTTGATACCATTTACCGTTTCTTCCTTTCAAAGAACCTAAACGTATTATTTGTGAAGAATTTCACGGACATAGACGACAAGATCATAAAAAGAGCGAAAGAAGAACGTATCCCTTGGCACGAGATCGCAGAAAAGTACATTGGTTCATACTATGAAGACATGAAAATGCTCAATATTTTAAAACCGACGTACGAACCTCGCGCAACAGAGCACATCGAAGACATGATAAATCTCGTCGAAATTCTCGTTAAGAAAAAGAATGCCTATATTGTGAACGGCGATGTCTACTTCTCAGTCGAAAGCTTTCCCAAATACGGGGAGCTCTCTAAAAGAAATCTGAGTGAGATGCTCCATGGGGCTCGAGTCGAAATCGATGAAAAAAAAAGAAACCCTCTGGACTTCGCATTATGGAAAGCCTCCAAGGAAGGTGAGCCTTTCTGGGATTCTCCTTTCGGGAAAGGAAGGCCCGGCTGGCATATCGAATGCTCGGCCATGAGTGTGAAGTATCTGGGAATACCCATAGATATACACGGCGGTGGGCAGGATCTTATATTTCCCCACCATGAAAACGAAAAGGCTCAGTCTGAAGCCGCCTTCGGCAAAGATTTCGTCAAGTACTGGGTTCACCATGGTTTTGTAAATATGGGCAAGGAAAAGATGTCTAAATCCTTAGGAAACATCCTTCTAATAAAAGAGTTTCTCAAGGAATACGAACCAGAAGCATTAAGAATTTTTTTCCTTTCCACCCACTATAAAAGTCCCATCGAATACACAGAAAAGGCAATAGAGGACGCCTATCAAGCCTTGAGAAGGCTATACTACACTCTCATGAGGGCTAAAGAACTAGATGCCGACAAAATAACGTACGAGAAACCCCACGATGAGGTTTTACTCAAAGAAAGAAGATTTTACGAGGCTATGGAAGACGATTTTAATACACCTTACGCCCTTTCCCAACTCTTTGAACTTTCAAGATTGCTCAATAGACTTATCGACGAAAAGGATGAAAGTGCTTACCCCTACATTTTAAACGCCAGAGAAACGCTCATAAGGCTTTCAAGTATTATGGGTTTACTCGCCAAAGATCCTTACACTTTCGAGTTTGATGAAAAAAAGAGACACCTTGAGCGTATCGGATTGGAACTGGAATACGTTGAAAAAAAGATCAAAGAAAGGGCAGAGGCCAGAACCATGAGAGATTACGAGAAGGCGGATAGAATAAGGAAGGAGCTTTTGGAGAAAGGTATAGTCCTTCAAGACACAAAAGAAGGAACCATATGGAGAATACGATAA
- a CDS encoding peptidylprolyl isomerase, which translates to MEEAKLNDTVRVHYRVSLEDGSIFDSTGEKEPFEFTIGKGMVISGFEKGIIGMKKGETKIFSVSPSEAYGEYDENLVFSIERDYIPPHIKPEVGMVLRVHSPYGFSSLVTVKEIDDETVILDANHPLAGKTLIFEVRLVEILK; encoded by the coding sequence ATGGAAGAGGCAAAGTTGAATGACACCGTGAGGGTACATTACAGGGTTTCTCTAGAAGATGGCTCAATCTTCGACTCCACAGGCGAAAAAGAACCGTTCGAGTTCACGATAGGTAAAGGGATGGTCATAAGTGGGTTCGAAAAGGGAATTATTGGAATGAAAAAAGGGGAAACCAAAATATTTTCCGTTTCTCCTAGCGAAGCTTACGGAGAGTATGATGAGAATCTTGTGTTTTCAATTGAGAGAGACTACATACCACCGCACATAAAACCTGAAGTTGGAATGGTTCTTAGGGTTCACTCACCTTATGGATTCTCAAGCCTTGTTACGGTAAAAGAGATTGACGATGAAACTGTGATACTCGATGCCAACCATCCACTGGCTGGCAAAACACTTATATTCGAGGTAAGACTCGTAGAGATTCTCAAATGA
- a CDS encoding histone deacetylase: protein MVGLVKDELFLEHKPEAYHPENPKRLEYIYKMLPEIDQDGIFYISARDADPSEITYVHDPSYVNFVAATSGFWRRLDPDTYVSPRSYEVALRAVGATISLIDAVMEGKIRCGFALIRPPGHHAEKKKAMGFCLFNNVAIAARHLQRLYGLNRTAIIDFDLHHGNGTQNCFYRENSVLYISTHQYPYYPGTGWLDEIGEEEGRGYTVNVPLPYGMGDEDYVFVFRDLISPLLRQYKPEFILVSAGFDAYHRDPLGGMSLTEDGYGALTRILNDIARDVCKGRLVFVLEGGYDLQGLCSSVKRVIEELKISRPFGSDTELKPSKRVIEIVAEIKEKLSLYWRL from the coding sequence ATGGTAGGACTGGTAAAAGACGAGCTCTTTCTGGAACATAAGCCCGAGGCGTATCATCCGGAAAATCCGAAGAGGTTGGAATACATTTACAAGATGTTACCGGAAATTGACCAGGATGGCATATTTTATATAAGTGCCAGAGATGCGGATCCTTCCGAGATTACATACGTACATGATCCGTCTTACGTGAACTTTGTTGCCGCCACCTCAGGTTTTTGGAGAAGGCTAGATCCGGACACGTATGTGTCTCCTAGATCTTATGAAGTGGCTTTAAGAGCAGTTGGCGCCACAATATCGTTGATAGATGCGGTAATGGAAGGAAAAATAAGGTGTGGTTTCGCTCTGATTCGTCCTCCCGGACATCATGCGGAAAAGAAAAAAGCCATGGGTTTCTGTCTTTTCAATAATGTTGCTATAGCCGCAAGGCACCTACAGAGGCTTTATGGACTTAACCGGACCGCGATAATCGATTTTGATCTCCATCACGGAAACGGGACACAGAACTGCTTTTACAGAGAGAATTCTGTACTATACATTTCCACCCATCAGTACCCCTACTACCCCGGGACTGGTTGGCTTGATGAAATTGGTGAGGAAGAGGGTAGAGGCTATACTGTGAATGTCCCCTTACCGTATGGGATGGGTGATGAGGATTATGTCTTCGTTTTTCGTGATCTCATCTCGCCCTTACTTAGACAGTACAAACCTGAATTTATCTTGGTCTCGGCAGGGTTCGACGCGTACCATAGAGATCCTCTTGGGGGTATGTCGTTAACTGAGGATGGATATGGAGCATTGACAAGGATTTTAAATGATATAGCGAGGGATGTTTGCAAAGGGAGACTGGTTTTTGTCCTCGAAGGCGGATACGATCTACAAGGGCTTTGTAGTTCGGTAAAAAGAGTAATTGAGGAGCTGAAAATCTCTAGGCCCTTTGGCTCGGATACCGAACTTAAACCGTCTAAAAGAGTCATAGAAATTGTGGCCGAAATTAAAGAGAAGCTCTCGCTCTACTGGCGACTTTAA
- a CDS encoding integration host factor subunit beta, giving the protein MNKADLIAKLAERKGLNLKIAKIAVDTIIESIKRAIVNGERVEIRGFGSFSSRQYGAYIGRNPKTGEKVNVKPKRLPYFKVGKELKEMIMERKTD; this is encoded by the coding sequence ATGAATAAAGCCGATCTAATAGCGAAACTTGCAGAAAGAAAGGGACTTAATTTAAAGATAGCCAAAATCGCAGTCGATACCATCATCGAGAGCATAAAGAGAGCTATTGTAAACGGGGAAAGAGTTGAGATAAGAGGTTTCGGAAGCTTCTCTTCAAGACAGTATGGAGCCTACATAGGAAGAAATCCCAAAACCGGTGAAAAAGTGAATGTCAAACCAAAAAGATTACCCTACTTCAAGGTCGGAAAAGAGCTTAAGGAGATGATTATGGAAAGAAAAACCGATTAA
- a CDS encoding phosphoribosylformylglycinamidine synthase subunit PurQ — protein sequence MRKKRPKSLVLFGNGINCERETFFAHELAGFSPDLIHIYELLERPHIIHRYAFITLPGGFLDGDDLGSAKAQAVKWKYQPLKGRQGYFIDELIKFVNDGKCILGICNGFQLLVKTGLLPGLGGSYKEQTATLTFNDSGKFEDRWVYLKVNKGSPCIFLLGLDHLYLPVRHGEGKFVAKDEEVLKRIKEENHIGLQYTDREGYVTHLYPWNPNGSQEAIAGICDRTGRIFGLMPHPEAYVDRFQHPRWMREKLPSLPDGLCIFKNAYAYCAQNL from the coding sequence ATGAGAAAGAAAAGGCCAAAAAGCCTAGTTCTTTTTGGAAACGGCATTAACTGTGAGAGGGAAACCTTTTTTGCTCATGAGCTTGCGGGGTTTTCGCCGGACCTTATCCACATCTACGAACTTTTGGAAAGGCCCCATATAATCCACAGATACGCGTTTATTACACTTCCTGGAGGCTTTCTCGATGGAGATGACCTCGGTTCAGCCAAGGCACAGGCTGTTAAATGGAAGTACCAACCTTTGAAGGGAAGACAAGGCTATTTTATAGATGAACTCATAAAGTTTGTTAACGACGGCAAGTGCATTTTAGGAATATGTAATGGATTCCAGCTTCTTGTAAAGACGGGACTCCTACCAGGCTTGGGCGGCTCGTACAAGGAGCAGACTGCAACGCTTACCTTTAACGATTCGGGCAAATTTGAAGACAGATGGGTTTACCTTAAGGTTAATAAGGGTTCACCTTGTATCTTTCTTTTAGGCCTCGATCATTTATACCTTCCTGTAAGGCACGGAGAAGGAAAGTTCGTGGCAAAAGACGAGGAGGTTCTAAAAAGAATTAAGGAAGAAAACCATATAGGACTTCAGTATACAGACAGAGAAGGCTATGTTACGCACCTATACCCGTGGAATCCTAATGGATCACAGGAGGCCATAGCGGGTATATGCGATAGAACAGGCAGGATTTTTGGTCTTATGCCACACCCTGAAGCCTATGTCGATAGATTTCAACATCCAAGATGGATGAGAGAAAAACTACCCTCTTTACCCGACGGTTTATGTATATTTAAAAATGCTTATGCTTACTGTGCTCAAAACTTATAA
- the ccsA gene encoding cytochrome c biogenesis protein CcsA — MIVFSVHTFALIVRWIESYKIGFGHAPLSNYYESLVIFSWCITGIALILRKKLISNIIYLLAIGGSFLIMAYANLSPTIDREIRPLLPALQSNWLHIHVLTCFIAYASFFLSFICGVLFFFHSKGPIPNLLVLDRINYTSASIGFIFLTLGILSGSVWAHYAWGSYWSWDPKETWSLITWIIYAVLLHGRFVRGWTEKRLALLSIIGFLSVLFTYFGVNFLLSGLHSYAT, encoded by the coding sequence ATGATTGTCTTCTCCGTCCACACTTTTGCTTTGATTGTGCGCTGGATCGAGTCATACAAAATCGGGTTCGGACATGCTCCGCTTTCAAACTACTACGAGTCTTTAGTTATCTTCTCCTGGTGCATAACCGGTATCGCCCTAATTCTAAGGAAGAAGCTTATTAGCAATATTATATACCTTCTCGCCATAGGCGGAAGTTTCCTTATCATGGCCTATGCTAATCTTTCACCAACAATCGATCGAGAGATAAGACCTCTCCTTCCAGCACTACAGAGTAACTGGCTACATATTCACGTTCTTACGTGTTTTATCGCTTACGCCTCTTTTTTTCTCTCTTTCATTTGCGGTGTCCTTTTCTTCTTCCATTCAAAAGGGCCGATACCCAATCTTTTGGTCCTGGATAGGATAAATTACACTAGCGCTTCGATAGGATTCATTTTTTTGACGCTTGGGATTCTTTCAGGGTCTGTCTGGGCACACTACGCTTGGGGATCGTACTGGAGCTGGGACCCTAAAGAGACTTGGTCACTCATCACTTGGATCATCTATGCAGTTTTACTACACGGAAGATTCGTGCGCGGATGGACTGAAAAAAGGCTTGCTCTTCTTTCTATAATTGGCTTTTTAAGTGTGCTCTTTACATACTTCGGTGTTAATTTTCTCCTATCTGGCCTCCACAGTTACGCCACATGA
- a CDS encoding cytochrome c biogenesis protein ResB, whose product MSQEVRYGKRILEFLSSVRFAVILLTIIAISCILGTLIKQRASPQEYLELYSETTYKIIFLLGLDDLFHTWWFISLLFLFTVNLFFCSLKRLKKDFSFPDQEIPLLETFKSSKDSLYVQGKTLESAVESLKNDYRLVQWTAEGALLEKGRLSKFGIHLVHGSIILILLGSLIGLLFGFRGFIVLREGEEIDYVTKRGRNSENIKLDFSLKCRDFRIEYYPDGSTPKEYITELEIIKNGTKVLESQIEVNRPLKYAGIYFYQSSYGKEGIFYFDVDGNERVLKEFEILREGDLIMRVVRYESSIHNFGPGILVGYLEGDRPQTVWFLRDVQRMKTKRIAGRTVTLKDIKEDIYTVLEVSKDPGIYVVWSGFSFLIFGLFLNFFVTPKRIYLRKDTEGLWVLVRSRRTKESAIKEIERIKGKFHVE is encoded by the coding sequence ATGTCACAAGAAGTAAGGTATGGGAAGCGGATACTTGAATTTCTAAGTTCAGTAAGATTTGCAGTAATTCTCCTCACCATCATAGCGATAAGTTGTATCCTCGGGACTCTTATCAAGCAACGGGCGAGTCCACAGGAATACCTTGAGTTATACTCAGAGACGACTTATAAGATAATATTCCTTTTAGGCCTCGATGACCTTTTTCACACCTGGTGGTTCATTTCATTGCTTTTTCTTTTCACTGTAAATCTCTTTTTCTGCAGTCTCAAAAGACTCAAAAAAGATTTTTCTTTCCCTGATCAAGAAATACCACTTCTCGAAACGTTTAAAAGCTCTAAAGACTCTTTGTATGTTCAGGGCAAAACTCTTGAATCTGCGGTTGAGAGTCTAAAGAATGATTATAGACTTGTTCAATGGACTGCGGAAGGAGCTTTGTTAGAGAAGGGAAGACTTTCTAAATTTGGCATTCATCTAGTCCACGGAAGTATAATCCTTATCCTCCTTGGGAGTCTTATAGGACTACTTTTCGGTTTTCGGGGTTTTATAGTCCTAAGAGAGGGGGAGGAGATCGATTACGTAACAAAAAGGGGTAGGAATTCAGAAAATATAAAGCTTGATTTTTCTTTAAAATGCAGGGACTTCCGTATTGAATATTACCCTGATGGCTCAACCCCTAAGGAATACATAACCGAATTGGAAATTATAAAGAACGGTACAAAGGTTCTAGAAAGCCAGATAGAGGTAAACCGTCCACTTAAATACGCCGGTATATACTTCTATCAGTCAAGCTATGGAAAGGAGGGTATTTTTTACTTCGACGTAGACGGAAACGAAAGGGTGCTTAAGGAATTTGAGATACTAAGGGAAGGCGATCTCATAATGAGGGTTGTAAGGTACGAAAGTTCTATTCACAATTTTGGCCCAGGGATCCTTGTCGGCTACTTAGAAGGGGACCGTCCTCAGACCGTTTGGTTTTTGAGGGACGTCCAAAGAATGAAAACAAAAAGAATAGCGGGGAGGACAGTAACGCTAAAAGACATAAAAGAGGATATCTACACCGTTCTTGAGGTATCAAAAGATCCTGGGATATATGTGGTTTGGTCTGGCTTTTCTTTTCTCATTTTTGGTCTTTTTTTAAACTTCTTTGTTACCCCCAAAAGGATCTATTTGCGAAAAGACACAGAGGGGCTTTGGGTATTGGTACGTTCGAGAAGGACCAAAGAGAGTGCAATTAAAGAAATTGAAAGAATAAAGGGAAAATTCCATGTGGAATGA
- a CDS encoding cytochrome c family protein, which yields MVIRSFVFGVIVTFLSILILATGSTAQKKIPEVITLKMEGGRLAPVVFNHPLHTDKHKIACDKCHHKDQDPQQPDLCIKCHPAKDGKPGVTLLKDAYHKMCIDCHKEVVAKGIKAPTKCTECHKK from the coding sequence ATGGTTATTAGGTCTTTCGTTTTCGGAGTAATCGTTACTTTTTTATCCATCCTCATTCTTGCAACTGGAAGTACAGCCCAGAAAAAAATACCAGAGGTAATAACTCTTAAGATGGAAGGGGGAAGGCTAGCCCCTGTAGTTTTCAACCATCCTCTCCATACTGACAAGCACAAGATTGCCTGTGACAAGTGCCACCACAAAGATCAGGATCCTCAGCAACCAGACCTTTGCATCAAATGCCACCCTGCAAAAGATGGTAAACCAGGTGTAACTCTCCTTAAAGACGCATACCACAAAATGTGTATAGATTGTCACAAAGAAGTCGTTGCTAAGGGTATCAAGGCACCAACAAAGTGTACAGAATGTCACAAGAAGTAA
- a CDS encoding desulfoferrodoxin, with the protein MAKRYEIYKCNVCGNIVEILHAGKGQLVCCNQPMNLLVENTVEASYEKHIPVISKEGEKIEVKVGSVPHPMEETHYIEWIEILTDGRVLRQFLSPKEEPKALFYEGSTEITAREYCNLHGLWKSK; encoded by the coding sequence ATGGCGAAAAGGTATGAGATTTACAAATGTAATGTCTGTGGTAATATTGTGGAAATACTCCACGCAGGGAAAGGACAGCTCGTCTGTTGTAACCAGCCTATGAATCTCCTTGTAGAAAACACAGTGGAGGCCTCCTATGAAAAACACATTCCTGTCATTTCTAAAGAGGGGGAGAAAATAGAGGTAAAAGTTGGATCGGTTCCCCATCCAATGGAAGAGACCCACTACATCGAGTGGATTGAGATTCTGACTGACGGCCGGGTACTTAGGCAGTTTTTAAGTCCAAAAGAGGAACCGAAAGCCCTCTTTTATGAGGGAAGCACAGAGATCACAGCCAGAGAATACTGCAATTTGCACGGCCTATGGAAATCAAAGTAA
- a CDS encoding rubrerythrin family protein, whose protein sequence is MKSIKGTKTEKNLLALFAGESQARNRYTFFASEAKKEGYEQIAWVFLDTADNEKEHAKRLFKFLEGGEVEITASYPAGKISNTLENLKAAAEGENLEWTKLYPEAAKVAEEEGFPEIAKVFLEIAKAETEHEKRYRAFIKNIEEGRVFKREVPVKWRCRNCGYVYFGEEAPERCPACDHERGYYELYVENY, encoded by the coding sequence ATGAAGAGTATAAAAGGTACAAAAACAGAAAAGAACCTACTTGCGCTATTTGCTGGTGAATCTCAGGCGAGGAATAGGTACACATTTTTTGCATCGGAGGCAAAGAAAGAGGGCTACGAACAGATTGCCTGGGTATTTCTTGACACAGCGGATAACGAAAAGGAGCACGCAAAGAGACTCTTTAAGTTCCTAGAAGGTGGGGAAGTGGAGATAACCGCAAGCTATCCGGCGGGAAAGATATCCAACACGCTTGAAAATCTGAAGGCAGCTGCGGAAGGTGAAAATTTGGAATGGACTAAACTTTACCCTGAGGCCGCAAAAGTAGCTGAAGAGGAGGGTTTCCCGGAGATAGCGAAGGTCTTTTTGGAAATCGCAAAGGCCGAAACTGAACATGAAAAAAGATACAGAGCTTTCATAAAAAATATCGAAGAAGGCAGGGTGTTCAAACGGGAAGTGCCGGTAAAATGGAGATGCAGGAACTGCGGATACGTTTACTTCGGAGAGGAGGCTCCGGAGAGATGTCCGGCGTGTGACCACGAAAGGGGATACTACGAGCTATACGTGGAAAACTACTGA
- a CDS encoding LptF/LptG family permease: MASGFKVPKRFYFYVCKEILYVFLVSIFLLTFVLILGRIRKLTDLIINKGVEVQDILLVLLYTAPSSLMFTLPMAFILATIVVLGRQSAENELLTLKASGISLKCLFVPVFFYGIAIAILGLANTLVFIPKSGELLRETVVNIIKKGITVEDREGVFNDSIPGIVIYIDKVQMRDGYFSGILVSDEREKDVRQIVTAKKGIISFDPSSMNLTFVLKDGVLHRWEREKDIYRNLAFKDYNFTIDLNTILPKGRPLRKKPYEMDMGELKDRIKMEQNPSRKYELLLELYRKIFLPLSSLSFSLLAVPLGVRRRTEGKFAGVTYGLFLFVVYYLLIAFSDYAGKTLQIPAALAASLPNLCVGIIGLYLAFRLNHEEYVNFYHRMRFFSEKLHEKVRQVLNRDDDKSSPYM; encoded by the coding sequence GTGGCAAGCGGTTTTAAGGTGCCCAAAAGATTCTACTTTTACGTTTGCAAAGAGATCCTATACGTTTTTTTAGTTTCTATCTTTTTACTCACCTTTGTTCTTATACTTGGCAGAATAAGAAAGCTTACGGACCTCATAATAAACAAGGGGGTTGAGGTTCAAGACATACTACTTGTCCTTTTATACACAGCGCCGTCCTCTCTCATGTTTACGCTCCCTATGGCTTTCATTTTAGCTACAATTGTAGTCCTCGGGAGGCAATCTGCAGAAAATGAGCTATTAACCCTGAAAGCCTCGGGAATAAGCCTTAAGTGCCTCTTTGTTCCTGTTTTTTTTTACGGTATTGCTATAGCCATTTTGGGACTAGCAAACACTCTTGTCTTTATTCCTAAAAGCGGAGAGCTTTTAAGAGAGACTGTTGTAAACATTATAAAAAAGGGAATCACAGTAGAAGATAGGGAAGGTGTATTTAACGACTCCATTCCTGGCATTGTGATTTACATTGATAAAGTACAGATGAGGGACGGGTATTTTTCTGGCATCCTTGTCTCAGATGAAAGAGAAAAGGATGTAAGACAGATTGTGACTGCGAAAAAAGGTATTATAAGCTTCGATCCTTCGAGTATGAACTTAACATTCGTACTGAAGGATGGAGTTTTACATAGATGGGAAAGGGAGAAGGATATTTACAGGAATCTGGCCTTTAAGGATTACAACTTCACAATAGATCTGAATACTATCCTGCCCAAAGGGAGACCACTGAGAAAGAAGCCTTATGAGATGGATATGGGAGAGCTTAAAGACCGAATAAAAATGGAACAGAATCCTTCACGAAAGTACGAGCTTCTCCTGGAACTTTACAGAAAAATCTTTCTTCCCCTTTCATCTTTATCCTTCAGTCTCCTTGCGGTACCTTTAGGTGTAAGAAGGAGGACTGAGGGGAAATTTGCAGGAGTAACTTATGGCCTTTTTCTTTTCGTTGTGTACTACCTTTTGATTGCCTTCTCGGATTATGCCGGAAAAACGTTACAGATTCCAGCGGCACTTGCAGCCTCTTTGCCTAATCTCTGCGTGGGAATTATTGGTCTTTATCTTGCCTTTCGTCTCAACCACGAGGAGTACGTAAATTTTTATCACAGAATGAGATTTTTTAGCGAAAAACTCCATGAAAAGGTTAGACAAGTACTTAATAGGGACGACGATAAAAGTTCTCCTTATATGTGA
- the lptG gene encoding LPS export ABC transporter permease LptG, which produces MKRLDKYLIGTTIKVLLICEAAGLCVFTTIDFFENIDLFASSWQNFALSLVYLAFRMPHFANLVLPLAFLISMLVTFTIMIRNNEMIAIRSSGISTLFFVRPLLYLALILTFVNFFVSEFVSAEGLKVSEHIFRARIKKEEAFISYKNDGIWIKKGNVISKIDLFDGRDDTVKGVTVIELSDGYRIKRRFDAKEGFFSGEKWILKDVIERNFDESGVLSKKVHTSLSGLIHEPPQAFKNVQRNPDEMSIKELLAYIKRLKENGYSVKRYMVDIHNKVSFPFVNVVMVTLACSIGFRYSKSKQISYGIFLGLVIGASYWLIHSLSLSLGYSEIFPPIFSAWLTNLLFFSSGIIGVLTLRT; this is translated from the coding sequence ATGAAAAGGTTAGACAAGTACTTAATAGGGACGACGATAAAAGTTCTCCTTATATGTGAAGCAGCAGGTCTCTGTGTTTTCACGACGATTGACTTTTTCGAAAACATAGACCTTTTTGCCTCATCCTGGCAGAACTTTGCGCTTTCCTTGGTCTATTTGGCCTTTCGGATGCCCCACTTTGCTAATTTGGTACTACCACTTGCTTTTCTCATCTCAATGCTTGTCACTTTCACCATCATGATAAGAAACAACGAAATGATAGCCATAAGGAGTTCTGGTATCAGCACATTATTTTTTGTACGTCCCCTCCTGTATCTCGCACTGATTCTTACTTTTGTAAATTTTTTCGTATCTGAGTTCGTATCTGCAGAGGGACTCAAAGTTTCGGAGCATATCTTCAGGGCAAGGATAAAGAAGGAGGAAGCTTTTATCTCTTACAAGAACGATGGGATATGGATTAAAAAAGGGAACGTGATAAGTAAGATAGACTTATTTGATGGAAGGGATGACACCGTAAAGGGTGTTACAGTCATAGAGCTTTCCGATGGGTATAGAATAAAGAGGAGATTTGACGCAAAAGAAGGTTTCTTTTCTGGGGAAAAATGGATACTCAAAGATGTGATAGAAAGGAACTTCGACGAAAGTGGGGTTCTCTCCAAGAAGGTCCATACATCGCTAAGCGGACTTATACATGAACCTCCTCAGGCTTTCAAAAATGTCCAGAGAAATCCCGATGAGATGAGCATAAAGGAGTTATTAGCGTATATAAAGAGGCTTAAAGAAAATGGGTACAGTGTCAAAAGATACATGGTGGATATTCATAATAAAGTATCCTTTCCTTTTGTGAACGTTGTTATGGTAACACTCGCTTGTTCGATCGGGTTTAGGTATTCCAAATCTAAACAAATATCTTATGGAATCTTTCTAGGTCTCGTAATTGGAGCGTCCTACTGGCTTATCCACTCTCTTTCCCTTTCTCTTGGTTATTCGGAGATTTTTCCTCCGATCTTTTCTGCATGGCTTACAAACCTCCTCTTTTTCTCATCTGGAATCATAGGCGTTCTTACTCTGCGGACATGA
- a CDS encoding ribonuclease H-like domain-containing protein, which produces MIDYRSMFLALQKRRKIYLDVETDFLGRICVIGIAKENRDFIQFYGEEVLFINVEKPLCTADIIVTFNGDRFDLPLIKKQLRIDLWESHLSLDLCKVKKSMGIKGGLKEVEEFLGIPRKTKGLRGYEIPRLWDRYLRYGDKYALDLILDYNREDVLNLIEVEKRLRYLLEVKDGKTFRDRIDL; this is translated from the coding sequence ATGATAGATTACAGATCGATGTTCTTAGCTCTCCAAAAGAGAAGAAAAATTTATTTGGATGTAGAGACAGACTTTTTAGGAAGGATATGTGTCATAGGGATAGCGAAAGAGAATAGGGATTTCATCCAGTTTTACGGAGAAGAAGTTCTTTTTATCAACGTTGAAAAACCTCTATGCACTGCAGATATTATTGTGACTTTTAACGGAGACAGGTTCGATTTACCACTCATCAAAAAACAGCTAAGGATTGATCTTTGGGAGTCGCACCTATCATTGGATCTTTGTAAAGTAAAAAAAAGTATGGGAATCAAAGGAGGCCTCAAAGAGGTGGAAGAATTTCTAGGAATACCAAGAAAAACTAAAGGGCTGAGAGGATATGAAATTCCAAGGCTTTGGGATCGCTACTTACGTTATGGAGACAAATATGCACTAGATCTCATCCTCGACTACAATAGAGAAGATGTACTAAATCTAATCGAAGTCGAAAAAAGACTCCGGTATCTTTTGGAGGTAAAAGATGGAAAAACTTTTCGAGATAGAATCGACCTATAA